The Metabacillus litoralis genome contains a region encoding:
- a CDS encoding Na+/H+ antiporter family protein codes for MNAVIIAVFAMLILSLLRINVVFALVIGAIIGGLTGGLDLATTVDTFTTGLGGNATVALSYALLGAFAVALTTSGLPDAMVSSVIKLVGRDGDTRRKALSKALIVFMILIMAIFSQNVIPVHIAFIPVLIPPLLKVLNELQVDRRLIATVLTFGLITPYMFLPVGFGAIFHEIMQTNMQESGLTVSLSDIPSAMAIPAIGMVCGLLIAVFFTYRKKRQYETRELAGQQSGQTYTKKSITVAVVAILVSLSVQLYLSQKLGVEGMIFGALAGLSVLFLGGVLKRNEADSIMTSGMKMMAFIGFVMITASGFASVLKETGHVEKLVEDAANLIGGNQTIGAILMLIVGLLITMGIGSSFSTIPIITTIFVPLCMELGFSPMATIAIVGTAAALGDAGSPASDSTLGPTSGLAADGNHHHIWDTCVPTFVHYNIPLILFGWIAAILL; via the coding sequence TTGAATGCAGTCATTATTGCTGTTTTTGCTATGCTTATTTTAAGCTTATTAAGAATAAATGTTGTTTTTGCACTTGTGATAGGCGCAATAATTGGAGGACTAACAGGTGGTTTGGATTTAGCCACAACAGTAGATACCTTTACAACAGGTTTGGGAGGCAATGCAACAGTTGCGCTAAGTTACGCATTGTTAGGAGCATTTGCAGTTGCTCTAACAACTTCAGGACTACCAGATGCTATGGTATCCTCAGTTATAAAACTAGTAGGTCGAGACGGTGATACAAGAAGAAAAGCTTTATCAAAAGCACTAATTGTTTTTATGATCTTAATCATGGCTATTTTCTCACAAAATGTCATTCCTGTTCACATTGCTTTTATTCCAGTGCTTATTCCACCACTATTAAAAGTACTGAATGAGCTTCAAGTTGATCGCCGTTTAATTGCAACTGTATTAACATTTGGGTTAATTACTCCATATATGTTCTTACCTGTAGGGTTTGGGGCGATTTTCCATGAAATTATGCAAACGAATATGCAGGAAAGCGGCTTAACGGTTTCGTTATCAGATATTCCCTCTGCTATGGCAATACCTGCAATTGGGATGGTATGCGGTTTGTTAATAGCTGTTTTCTTTACATATCGTAAGAAAAGACAATATGAAACTCGTGAATTGGCTGGGCAGCAGTCAGGTCAAACTTATACAAAGAAAAGTATCACTGTAGCAGTAGTGGCGATTCTAGTTTCACTTTCTGTACAACTCTATCTTTCTCAGAAACTTGGAGTAGAAGGAATGATCTTCGGTGCATTAGCCGGTTTAAGTGTTTTATTTCTTGGTGGTGTCTTAAAACGAAACGAAGCAGATTCGATCATGACTTCAGGTATGAAGATGATGGCTTTTATTGGGTTTGTGATGATTACAGCTTCAGGGTTTGCTAGTGTTCTTAAAGAAACTGGTCATGTTGAAAAGTTAGTAGAAGACGCAGCAAATCTAATCGGGGGAAATCAAACAATTGGGGCCATCCTAATGCTGATTGTAGGCTTGCTCATTACGATGGGGATAGGCTCTTCATTTTCGACGATTCCAATCATTACAACGATATTCGTTCCATTATGCATGGAGTTAGGTTTTAGTCCAATGGCAACAATTGCTATTGTTGGGACAGCTGCAGCACTAGGAGATGCAGGATCTCCTGCTTCTGATAGTACATTAGGTCCAACATCAGGACTGGCTGCTGACGGAAATCATCATCATATTTGGGATACTTGTGTTCCAACCTTTGTTCACTATAATATCCCGTTAATTCTTTTTGGATGGATCGCAGCCATTTTACTTTAA
- a CDS encoding leucyl aminopeptidase → MFKVIQAANASELNDNDTLVIGLYQKTSKLTGYAKELDEKLNGQITELMKDGDLSTKYKSVTKLHTLGKLAVKRIFFVGLGKEADITFFRVKKAFGELFQTIQQAKLQHISVAIDTFINERINDVEAAHALAEAFSLSTYKILDYKQKSNEPEKNIENISVLTEKEDSLEMKSALEVGYAFGEGTNSARTLTNMPPNLLTATELASYSIELANRYQFEYEVLEKEDMERLGMGALLAVNKGSEEPPKMIVLKYQGKEEWTDVIGLVGKGITYDTGGYSIKPKDGIVGMKTDMGGAASVLGAMQIIGEMKPEQNVVAVIPSTDNMISGGAFKPDDVIVSLSGKTIEVLNTDAEGRLALADGITYAKFHGASYLVDVATLTGGVIIALGTETTGAMTNNEEFFEQVLQASHECDEPVWRLPIFEGDKKRVRNSQMADLNNSPGREGHAIMAGTFIGEFAEGTPWVHLDIAGTATTSKKSELGPTGATGVMARTLATLVENFEVK, encoded by the coding sequence TTGTTTAAAGTTATTCAAGCAGCAAATGCAAGTGAACTTAACGATAACGATACATTAGTTATAGGGCTATATCAAAAAACGAGCAAACTCACTGGATATGCAAAAGAACTTGACGAGAAATTAAATGGTCAAATAACAGAGTTAATGAAAGACGGAGATCTCTCAACAAAATATAAATCCGTTACTAAACTACATACCCTTGGAAAACTTGCTGTAAAACGTATCTTCTTTGTTGGTTTAGGGAAAGAAGCAGACATTACATTTTTTCGAGTAAAAAAAGCTTTTGGAGAATTATTTCAGACGATTCAACAAGCAAAGCTCCAACATATAAGTGTAGCGATAGACACGTTCATAAATGAAAGAATCAACGACGTTGAAGCAGCACATGCTCTTGCCGAAGCTTTCTCCTTATCAACTTATAAGATTTTAGATTATAAACAAAAATCAAATGAACCTGAAAAAAATATTGAAAATATTTCTGTATTGACTGAAAAGGAAGATAGCCTTGAAATGAAATCTGCACTTGAAGTTGGTTATGCTTTTGGTGAAGGAACAAATAGTGCAAGAACGCTAACTAATATGCCACCAAATCTTCTAACAGCTACAGAGCTTGCTTCTTATTCAATTGAATTAGCAAACAGATATCAATTTGAATACGAGGTTTTGGAAAAAGAGGATATGGAACGACTTGGTATGGGAGCTCTCCTAGCGGTCAATAAAGGATCAGAAGAGCCACCTAAAATGATTGTCTTAAAATATCAGGGAAAAGAAGAGTGGACAGATGTAATTGGACTTGTAGGAAAAGGAATTACCTATGATACAGGTGGCTACTCCATTAAGCCAAAGGATGGAATTGTCGGGATGAAAACGGACATGGGGGGAGCAGCATCTGTGCTTGGAGCTATGCAGATCATCGGTGAAATGAAGCCTGAACAAAATGTTGTAGCTGTAATCCCTTCTACAGATAATATGATTAGTGGTGGTGCATTTAAACCTGATGATGTGATTGTGTCATTAAGTGGAAAAACGATTGAGGTTTTGAATACTGATGCAGAAGGTCGATTGGCGCTTGCTGATGGGATTACATACGCAAAATTTCATGGAGCTAGTTATTTAGTTGACGTTGCTACATTAACAGGTGGCGTAATTATTGCGTTAGGAACAGAGACAACTGGTGCTATGACTAATAATGAGGAGTTTTTTGAACAAGTTCTTCAAGCATCACACGAATGTGATGAACCAGTCTGGCGTTTACCGATATTTGAAGGCGATAAAAAACGTGTTCGAAATAGTCAGATGGCCGACTTAAACAATTCTCCTGGTCGGGAAGGGCATGCCATTATGGCAGGAACGTTTATTGGGGAATTCGCTGAAGGCACTCCATGGGTACACCTAGATATAGCAGGAACAGCTACAACATCCAAAAAATCCGAACTTGGCCCAACAGGTGCAACTGGCGTAATGGCTAGAACATTAGCTACTTTAGTAGAGAATTTTGAAGTGAAATAA
- a CDS encoding divergent PAP2 family protein, producing the protein MELLYNFPLLAALAAIFFAQFIKVPIYFFVSKRLDWSLITSTGGMPSSHSAAVTALSTGVALDHGLGSSIFAISAIFAIITMFDATGVRRHAGEQATVLNQLVLDFNRFVEEAKVWPKKAEQDKQKKLKELLGHQPIEVFFGGLTGILLALLLHYLFVL; encoded by the coding sequence TTGGAATTATTGTACAACTTTCCTTTACTTGCTGCACTGGCAGCCATTTTCTTTGCACAGTTTATTAAGGTACCGATCTATTTCTTTGTTTCAAAGAGGCTGGACTGGTCACTAATTACAAGCACTGGGGGAATGCCAAGCTCTCATTCAGCAGCTGTAACTGCACTTTCAACAGGAGTTGCTCTTGATCACGGACTTGGTTCATCCATTTTTGCTATTTCTGCTATTTTTGCGATCATTACGATGTTTGATGCAACGGGAGTAAGACGTCATGCTGGTGAACAAGCAACCGTTCTTAATCAGCTTGTTCTTGACTTTAACCGATTTGTTGAGGAAGCCAAGGTATGGCCTAAAAAGGCTGAACAAGATAAACAAAAAAAGTTGAAGGAGCTACTTGGACATCAGCCGATTGAAGTATTTTTTGGAGGATTAACTGGTATTCTTCTAGCCCTATTGTTACACTACCTTTTTGTTCTGTAA
- a CDS encoding cobalamin-binding protein, with translation MRIISICPSNTELAVYLGLKEQLVALDDFSDWPLDLSHLPRLGPDLSINMDRLESYHPDLVLASLSVPGMEKNIEELEKRKIPHIVFNPQSFQDISNDLHTLSRLTGKQKEAEDVIKNFQATLQTYKEISDEIPNPPSIFFEWWPNPIFSPGQINWLTELSRLAGARNIFEDVELASVQTTWDDVLNRDPEYFCLCWVGVKQSRMKLSHVLKRERAQTLQAVQKNQLHLLEESLFCRPSPRLILGLQKLAYLLHPDIYPRPN, from the coding sequence ATGAGGATTATATCCATCTGTCCCAGCAATACGGAGCTTGCAGTTTATCTTGGTTTAAAGGAGCAATTAGTCGCCCTGGATGATTTCTCTGATTGGCCTCTGGATTTATCACATCTTCCACGTTTAGGCCCAGACCTTTCCATTAATATGGATAGGTTGGAATCATACCACCCTGATTTAGTGTTAGCTTCTCTTAGTGTTCCTGGAATGGAAAAAAACATTGAAGAATTGGAAAAGAGGAAAATTCCGCATATTGTTTTTAACCCTCAATCATTTCAAGATATATCCAATGATCTTCACACGTTAAGTAGATTAACCGGAAAGCAAAAGGAAGCAGAAGATGTTATAAAGAATTTTCAAGCTACTCTTCAAACATATAAGGAAATTTCTGATGAGATACCAAACCCACCTTCCATTTTCTTTGAATGGTGGCCGAACCCAATATTTTCCCCCGGACAAATCAACTGGTTAACTGAGCTAAGCAGATTAGCAGGAGCAAGAAACATTTTTGAAGATGTTGAATTAGCTAGCGTACAGACAACATGGGACGATGTCCTGAATCGAGACCCAGAATATTTTTGTTTATGCTGGGTTGGAGTTAAGCAATCTAGAATGAAATTGTCACATGTACTAAAAAGGGAAAGGGCACAAACCCTTCAAGCCGTTCAAAAGAACCAACTCCATTTATTAGAGGAATCATTGTTTTGCCGTCCCTCTCCACGGCTTATCCTTGGTTTACAAAAACTTGCCTATTTGTTGCATCCTGATATTTATCCCCGTCCTAATTAA
- a CDS encoding 3D domain-containing protein, with product MISIKRVSRRLIMTLLFLGALTTTYSAISGVEAKDLSSWYYNHNEDFNEKLVHTHTEAEENETFRFLGLTFKAMNSEPSIRTQVSSSVEAVNQEVSLEEAIDWSQYPTRKVVATGYTAGVESTGKQPDHPSYGITYSGVKVKRDLYSTVAADLDVFPIGTILFIPGYGYGVVADKGGAIKGNKLDLYYETVKEVYNNWGKKQIEVYVVQMGDGTLTEQQLKNLNEDESMQVFRQKYIKNKTKS from the coding sequence ATGATCAGTATAAAGAGAGTTAGTAGAAGATTAATCATGACATTATTATTTCTAGGAGCATTAACAACAACATATAGCGCAATTTCAGGTGTTGAGGCTAAAGATCTCTCCAGTTGGTATTATAATCATAATGAGGATTTTAATGAAAAACTAGTTCATACACACACTGAAGCTGAAGAAAATGAAACTTTCCGTTTTCTAGGACTTACCTTTAAAGCTATGAACAGTGAACCATCGATTAGAACACAGGTGTCTTCAAGTGTTGAAGCAGTTAATCAAGAGGTTTCACTGGAAGAAGCAATTGATTGGTCACAGTATCCGACTAGAAAGGTTGTGGCAACTGGTTATACGGCAGGTGTTGAGTCTACTGGAAAGCAGCCCGATCATCCTAGCTATGGAATTACCTATTCCGGAGTAAAAGTAAAAAGAGATCTATATTCAACAGTTGCTGCAGATTTAGATGTGTTTCCTATTGGTACTATACTTTTTATTCCAGGCTACGGATATGGAGTTGTGGCAGACAAGGGTGGAGCCATTAAAGGAAACAAATTAGATTTATATTATGAAACCGTTAAAGAGGTTTATAATAATTGGGGTAAAAAGCAAATAGAAGTATACGTTGTTCAAATGGGTGATGGAACATTAACGGAACAACAATTAAAAAATTTAAACGAAGATGAATCAATGCAAGTGTTTAGGCAAAAATATATAAAAAATAAGACAAAAAGCTAA
- a CDS encoding YuiB family protein has product MLSLPVLLISMLLFLVLFFGIGFLLNMLLRMSWIMAIVYPIVCIFIVDNVKFIEYFRSPSDSFSQLGDKIMSLALADLLILSCGLIGAILSGIIIKMLRKRGYQMF; this is encoded by the coding sequence ATGTTGAGCTTACCGGTTTTATTAATTTCCATGTTATTATTTTTAGTCTTATTTTTTGGTATTGGATTTTTATTGAATATGCTTTTACGCATGTCTTGGATTATGGCTATTGTGTATCCAATTGTATGCATTTTCATAGTAGATAACGTCAAATTTATAGAGTATTTTAGAAGCCCTAGTGATTCATTCTCACAATTAGGGGATAAAATAATGTCATTAGCTTTAGCTGATTTATTAATTTTATCCTGCGGACTAATCGGTGCGATTCTCTCAGGAATTATTATTAAAATGCTTCGTAAAAGAGGCTACCAGATGTTTTAA
- a CDS encoding YuiA family protein produces MNTIKVETKECPYCSGKGYFQLILGGSETCNNCDGTGKKS; encoded by the coding sequence ATGAACACAATAAAGGTTGAGACAAAGGAATGCCCATATTGCTCTGGAAAAGGATATTTTCAACTAATACTAGGTGGCTCTGAAACATGTAATAACTGTGATGGTACAGGGAAGAAGTCATAA
- a CDS encoding NUDIX domain-containing protein has product MTQSKRGNVWLAVSGIVANHEGEWLVVKKKYGGLKGKWSFPAGFVNEGETIDDAVLREIREETGISASIVGVVGIRSGVIKEVISDNMVIFSLSAESNEIQVQEEELEEVAFIHPKKLVEDKNSSLLITKLASDVIEAKLNKYDQFNPGDHFGYTTYTMFL; this is encoded by the coding sequence ATGACTCAATCCAAAAGGGGAAATGTATGGTTGGCTGTATCGGGAATTGTTGCTAATCATGAAGGAGAATGGCTTGTTGTTAAAAAGAAATATGGTGGACTCAAGGGCAAATGGTCTTTTCCGGCTGGATTTGTTAATGAAGGAGAAACCATTGATGATGCTGTTTTACGGGAGATTAGAGAAGAAACAGGCATCTCGGCTAGTATAGTTGGAGTTGTCGGAATTCGTTCAGGGGTAATAAAAGAAGTGATTAGTGATAACATGGTCATTTTTTCATTATCGGCAGAATCAAATGAAATACAGGTACAAGAAGAGGAATTAGAGGAAGTAGCTTTTATACATCCTAAAAAGTTAGTAGAGGACAAAAACTCATCTCTCTTAATCACGAAACTAGCATCTGACGTCATTGAAGCAAAGTTAAATAAATATGATCAATTTAATCCTGGGGATCATTTTGGATATACAACATATACTATGTTTTTATAA
- a CDS encoding NAD(P)/FAD-dependent oxidoreductase codes for MKKPRVVILGAGYGGLITVTRLQKLISVDEADITLVNKNDYHYETTWLHEASAGTLHHDRARYQIKDIIDTNRVKFVQDTVVSIDKEAKKIVLENGEVEYDYLVISLGAHPETFGIQGLKEYAFGITSIDSARQLREHIEYQFATYNMEAEKKDERLTIVVGGAGFTGIEFLGELGNRIPELCKEYDVDFKKVRIICVEAAPTALPGFDPELVEYATNHLQKKGVEFMIGTAIKECIEEGIIVAKGEELETIKAGTVVWAAGVRGNSVVEEAGFENMRGRVKVDPQLRAPGHEDVFIIGDCSLIINEEINRPYPPTAQIAMQQGETCAKNLASAIRGRGEMASFTPDIKGSVASLGEDDAVGVVFGKKLVGTKASFMKKMIDNRALYMVGGPSLVLKKGKFNIL; via the coding sequence GTGAAAAAACCAAGAGTCGTTATATTAGGTGCAGGTTATGGTGGGTTAATTACAGTTACACGTTTACAAAAATTAATTAGTGTTGATGAAGCAGATATCACATTAGTGAACAAAAATGACTATCACTATGAAACAACATGGTTACATGAGGCTTCAGCTGGTACGTTACATCATGACCGTGCTCGTTACCAAATCAAAGACATTATCGATACAAATCGTGTGAAATTTGTTCAAGATACTGTTGTATCAATTGATAAGGAAGCGAAGAAAATCGTTTTAGAAAATGGTGAAGTTGAATATGACTATTTAGTTATTTCACTAGGTGCTCACCCAGAAACATTTGGCATTCAAGGTTTAAAAGAGTATGCATTCGGAATCACAAGCATTGACTCTGCTAGACAATTACGTGAGCATATTGAATATCAATTTGCTACTTATAACATGGAAGCAGAAAAGAAAGATGAGCGTTTAACAATTGTTGTTGGTGGAGCTGGCTTCACTGGAATTGAATTCTTAGGAGAGCTTGGAAACAGAATTCCAGAGCTTTGTAAAGAATATGATGTTGACTTTAAAAAAGTACGTATTATCTGTGTGGAAGCAGCACCAACAGCATTACCAGGATTTGACCCTGAGCTAGTTGAGTATGCTACGAATCACTTACAGAAAAAAGGCGTAGAATTCATGATTGGTACAGCAATTAAAGAATGTATCGAAGAAGGAATTATCGTTGCAAAAGGTGAAGAATTAGAAACAATTAAAGCAGGTACTGTTGTTTGGGCAGCTGGTGTTCGTGGTAACAGCGTTGTGGAAGAAGCTGGATTTGAAAACATGCGTGGCCGTGTAAAAGTTGATCCACAACTACGTGCACCGGGACATGAAGATGTATTCATTATTGGAGATTGTTCTTTAATCATCAATGAAGAAATTAACCGTCCATATCCACCAACAGCACAAATTGCTATGCAACAAGGTGAAACATGTGCGAAAAACCTTGCATCAGCCATTCGTGGTCGTGGAGAAATGGCATCTTTCACTCCAGATATTAAAGGATCTGTTGCATCATTAGGTGAAGACGATGCAGTTGGTGTTGTATTTGGTAAAAAATTAGTAGGTACTAAAGCTTCATTTATGAAGAAAATGATTGATAACCGTGCTTTATACATGGTTGGTGGTCCTTCATTAGTATTGAAAAAAGGAAAATTCAACATTTTATAA
- the yumC gene encoding ferredoxin--NADP reductase 2, with product MKEDPKVYDITVVGGGPVGLFTAFYGGMRQASVKIIESLPQLGGQLSTLYPEKYIYDVAGFPKIRAQELVDNLKEQMGQFEQTVVLDQAVEQVEKQADGVFKLTTNNEVHYTKTIIITAGNGAFKPRKLELEESEKYENQNLHYFVDDLNKFAERNVAILGGGDSAVDWALMLEPVAKSVSLIHRRDKFRAHEHSVELLMKSKVQVLTPFVPVELIGEQEISQVVLEEVKGDRKEVLQIDDLIVNFGFISSLGPIKDWGLTIEKNSIVVTSKMETNIEGIYAAGDICTYDGKVKLIASGFGEAPTAVNNAKAYMDPKARVQPLHSTSLFS from the coding sequence ATGAAAGAAGATCCTAAAGTCTATGATATTACCGTTGTTGGTGGTGGACCTGTTGGATTATTTACTGCCTTCTACGGTGGAATGAGACAGGCAAGTGTAAAAATCATTGAGAGCCTTCCACAATTAGGTGGTCAGCTTTCTACATTATATCCTGAAAAATACATCTATGATGTTGCAGGCTTCCCAAAAATAAGAGCTCAAGAGCTTGTAGACAATTTGAAGGAGCAAATGGGTCAGTTTGAGCAAACAGTTGTTTTAGATCAAGCTGTTGAACAAGTTGAGAAACAAGCTGATGGAGTATTTAAATTAACCACTAATAATGAAGTTCATTATACAAAAACAATCATCATTACAGCAGGCAATGGTGCTTTTAAGCCTCGCAAACTCGAGCTTGAGGAGAGTGAAAAATATGAGAATCAAAATTTACATTACTTTGTTGATGATTTAAATAAATTTGCCGAAAGAAATGTTGCTATTCTTGGCGGTGGAGACTCTGCCGTTGACTGGGCATTAATGCTCGAACCTGTTGCAAAAAGTGTAAGTTTAATACATAGACGAGATAAATTTAGAGCACATGAACATAGTGTTGAATTATTGATGAAATCGAAGGTACAGGTTTTAACTCCATTTGTTCCTGTTGAGCTAATTGGAGAGCAGGAAATTTCTCAAGTAGTATTAGAGGAAGTGAAAGGAGATCGAAAAGAAGTCTTACAAATTGATGATCTAATCGTTAATTTTGGATTTATTTCCTCCCTTGGGCCCATTAAAGACTGGGGTTTAACAATTGAGAAAAACTCGATTGTTGTTACCTCCAAAATGGAAACGAACATTGAGGGAATTTATGCAGCTGGAGATATTTGTACTTATGATGGCAAGGTTAAACTAATTGCAAGTGGATTTGGTGAGGCTCCAACAGCAGTTAACAATGCTAAGGCATATATGGATCCAAAAGCACGTGTCCAGCCATTACACAGTACGAGTTTATTTAGTTAA
- a CDS encoding HesB/IscA family protein gives MSEIVKITEAAAYQIKDMMKEHEEENAYLRVGVKGGGCSGLSYGMGFEHEITEEDQVLEQHDMTILIKKEDAAILNGTIIDYKQSMMGGGFTIDNPNAIASCGCGSSFRTATNTGTPENC, from the coding sequence ATGAGTGAAATTGTCAAAATTACAGAAGCTGCTGCTTATCAGATAAAAGATATGATGAAAGAACATGAAGAGGAAAATGCGTATCTTCGTGTTGGTGTTAAAGGTGGAGGCTGTAGTGGTCTTTCATATGGAATGGGATTTGAGCATGAAATAACGGAAGAAGATCAAGTTCTTGAACAACATGATATGACCATTCTTATTAAAAAAGAAGATGCGGCCATTTTAAATGGAACAATCATTGATTATAAGCAATCAATGATGGGCGGCGGCTTTACAATTGATAATCCAAATGCCATAGCAAGCTGTGGATGCGGATCATCGTTTAGAACAGCTACAAACACTGGAACGCCTGAAAATTGCTAG
- the dapF gene encoding diaminopimelate epimerase, which translates to MNSFQFTKMHGLGNNYIYVNTFEEQLEEGQLADIARQVSNVYTGIGSDGLILICPSDKAEVKMRIFNNDGSEGKNCGNGLRCVAKYAFEHNLVKEKTFKIETLSGLVEATIYVEDNQVNLVTIDMGSPRLSKAEIPMEGEGSEQTISESIEFLGQQYDVTAVSMGNPHLIFYVDNINTAPVTTLGPIVEKDPRFPEGVNVEFVEVVSKNELHFRVWERGSGVTQACGTGACAAVVSSVLNKHTNQGEETVVHLAGGDLMINWTNDGNVLMTGPAEVICTGTFYIK; encoded by the coding sequence ATGAACTCATTTCAATTTACAAAAATGCACGGATTAGGAAACAACTATATTTATGTTAATACTTTTGAGGAACAGCTCGAAGAAGGCCAATTAGCCGACATTGCTAGACAGGTCTCAAATGTATATACAGGAATTGGCTCTGATGGTCTTATCTTAATATGTCCTTCAGATAAAGCGGAAGTTAAAATGAGAATCTTTAATAATGATGGCTCAGAAGGGAAAAATTGCGGAAATGGATTAAGATGTGTTGCTAAGTACGCTTTTGAGCATAATTTAGTTAAAGAGAAAACATTTAAAATTGAAACATTGTCAGGTCTTGTTGAAGCAACTATTTATGTTGAGGATAACCAAGTTAACCTCGTAACAATTGATATGGGATCACCGCGTTTATCAAAAGCAGAGATACCAATGGAAGGTGAGGGTTCTGAGCAAACCATATCAGAATCAATCGAATTCTTAGGACAACAATATGATGTAACAGCTGTTTCAATGGGGAATCCTCATCTTATTTTCTATGTGGATAATATAAATACAGCACCTGTTACAACACTTGGTCCTATCGTTGAAAAAGATCCTCGTTTTCCTGAAGGAGTAAATGTAGAGTTTGTAGAAGTTGTTTCCAAAAATGAGCTGCATTTTCGAGTCTGGGAGAGAGGCTCTGGAGTTACACAGGCATGTGGTACAGGAGCTTGTGCAGCAGTTGTATCTTCCGTGTTAAACAAACATACAAATCAAGGAGAAGAAACGGTTGTGCACCTCGCTGGAGGAGATCTAATGATTAATTGGACAAATGACGGAAATGTTTTAATGACAGGTCCTGCAGAAGTCATTTGTACTGGCACCTTTTATATTAAATAA
- a CDS encoding DUF2225 domain-containing protein: MNNELHHLYDRKVSCLMCNTNYNTKKVLSRFIRAHRHDTDFCSYYTSTEINPLLYYVSVCPNCGFSSSEECSTYFPPKAKETIQQKVCDNWNGRNYCFERTVDTAIESYKLAIYCSSIKKENHVALAGLYLRLSWLFRTEKINHEEEQRFLRLALEEYVHSYMVDDYSGTQLSEIKLLYLIGDLSRRLDLVSQATQYFSKVIEKQKDTLEKGIVQMAKDRWAEMREVKSS, translated from the coding sequence ATGAATAATGAACTACATCATCTGTATGATCGTAAAGTTAGTTGCTTAATGTGTAATACCAATTATAATACGAAAAAAGTACTTTCCAGATTTATTCGAGCACACCGGCACGATACGGACTTTTGTTCATATTACACTTCAACAGAAATCAATCCGCTTTTATATTATGTTTCTGTTTGTCCAAACTGCGGCTTTTCTTCCTCTGAGGAATGCTCAACTTATTTTCCTCCAAAGGCAAAAGAAACGATTCAACAAAAAGTTTGTGACAATTGGAATGGAAGAAATTATTGTTTTGAGCGTACCGTTGATACAGCGATAGAATCTTACAAGCTAGCCATTTACTGCTCTAGTATAAAAAAAGAAAATCATGTTGCACTAGCGGGACTTTATTTAAGATTATCATGGTTATTTCGTACTGAAAAAATTAACCACGAGGAAGAGCAACGCTTTTTAAGGCTAGCTCTTGAAGAATATGTTCACTCTTATATGGTTGATGACTATTCGGGAACCCAGCTTTCAGAAATTAAGCTTCTTTATCTGATCGGAGACTTAAGCAGAAGGTTAGATCTAGTTAGCCAGGCAACACAGTATTTTTCAAAGGTGATAGAAAAACAAAAGGACACTCTTGAAAAAGGTATTGTTCAAATGGCTAAAGATCGTTGGGCAGAAATGCGTGAAGTAAAATCAAGTTAA
- a CDS encoding YuzB family protein: MKPIIEFCISNLAQGAQAALEKLEKDPNLDIIEYGCLSYCGKCGHSLYALVNGEVVTGDDPDELVENIYTFLEENPMF, from the coding sequence ATGAAGCCAATTATTGAATTTTGTATAAGTAATTTAGCACAAGGGGCTCAGGCAGCGTTAGAAAAGCTGGAAAAAGACCCTAATTTAGATATTATTGAATACGGATGTTTAAGCTATTGTGGCAAATGTGGACATTCTTTATATGCGCTGGTAAATGGGGAAGTTGTAACTGGAGATGACCCAGATGAGTTAGTTGAAAATATATATACGTTTTTAGAGGAAAATCCTATGTTTTAA